In the Nocardioides panaciterrulae genome, CGTCGCGGTGGTGCTCGGCGCGGTCTTCCTCGTCGAGGCGCACCGGATGTGGGGCCGGGCGCGCAGCACCGAGGACCTGAGCCGGATCCAGCCGATGCGGCTGTTCCACTCCTCCAACCTCTACCTCTCGCTGCTGTTCGTCGCGGTCGCGCTCGACCCGCTGCTCAGCCGCTGAGCCCGCGGGCGAAGAAAGCTCGCCCGCGAGGCAACCTTCCGGTCCCCGACCGCGTCTGAGTCTTCGACGGCGGCCGGTTCTGTCCACGGGGGTACAGACGGCCGCCGTCGCCATGCCCGGGCTGCCTACGACGGGCGGGCGGCCCGAAGGCGGACCGCAGTGGCCGGCGCCTCAGGAGGAGGCCGGCTCGCGCACCTGCAGCAGCACCCAGGTGACCGCCGCGGAGATCAGCGCCGCGCCGAGCATGTGGAAGCCGACCAGGACGATCGGCAGGCCGGTGAAGTACTGCACGAAGCCGACCGCGCCCTGGGCCACCTCGATCACGAGCAGAACGACGACGGCGCGTACGGCGACGGCGGGGGCCCGGGTGGCCAGCAGGGCGAAGAGCAGGCCCAGGGTCAGGCCGACGAACAGGAAGACCACGTCGGCGTGCAGCTGGCTGAGCTCGAGCGGGTCGAGCCCGTTGCGCGGGGAGCTGGCGTCGCCGGCGTGCGGCCCGGAGCCGGTGACCACGGTGCCGACGTAGAGCACCAGCCAGGCCGCGGCGAAGGTCGCCCACGCGAGCCCGGTGACCGGACCACCGGTGGCGCCACCCAGGGGCGCCGGCCGGTCGAGGCGCTGGAGGAACAGCACGGCGACCCCGATGATTGCCATCGAGCACAGCAGGTGGAACGAGACGATCCAGGGGTTGAGGTCGGTGAGCACGGTGATGCCCCCGATCACCGCCTGGGCCGGGATGCCCAACCCCATGACCAGGGCCAGGCGCCGCAGGTCGCGGCGACCGCTGCGCCAGGCGGCCAGGAACGTCGCGATCGCGACCGCGGTGAGCACGAACGTCAACATCCGGTTTCCGAACTCGATCGCCGCGTGCACGTTGTACGCACCGTGCGGCGTGAACGAGCCGCCGTTGCAGTGCGGCCAGGTCGGGCAGCCGAGGCCGGAGCCGGTGAGGCGCACCGCGCCGCCGGTGACCACCAGCACGATGTTGGCGACCAGGCTGGCCCAGCCCAGCGGGCGCAGCCAGCGCCCGGTGCGGGTCGGCGCGGTGGCGCGGTCGGACTCGGTGGTGGTCATTCCCACGTGAACGTCCTCGCGGTCAGCACGGTTCCGGCGACGGCCCAGCCCAGCAGCACGAGCATGGCGTGCCAGTCGGTGGTGCCGTCGATGAGGGCGACGCGCATCGCGTCGCCGAGCGCCCCGGAGGGCAGCCAGCTGACCACCGCGCCGAAGGCGCCGTACGCCGAGGCCGGCAGCACGACCGCGCCCCCGGCCATCAGCAGCAGGTAGATGAGGTTGGCCGCGGCCAGCGTGGCCTCGGCGCGCAGCACGCCGGCGACGAAGAGGCCCAGCGCGGCGAACGCCGCCGTGCCCAGCACGATCGCCAGCAGCGCGCCCGGCAGCCACGGGTCGGGGTCCCACCCGAGACCGAGCGCGACGACCGAGATGACCACGATCTGCAGCACCTCCACGAGCAGCAGCCCGCCGACCTTGCCTGCGAGCAGGCCGGAGCGGGGCAGCGGTGAGGAGCCGAGCCGCTTGATCACGCCGTAGCGGCGCTCGAAGCCGGTGGCGATCGCCAACGAGGTGAACGCGGTCGACATCACCGCCAGCGCCAGCACGCCGGGCGTGAACACGTCCACGGCGGAGTGGGAGAAGTGGAAGCCGATCCGGTGCGCGCCCTCGACCCCGCCGATCAGCACGATCACCGGGATCACCACGGCCAGTAGCAGCTGCTCGCCGTTGCGCAGCATCAGCCGCGACTCCATCGCGGCCTGTGCGCGCACCATGCGCGGGAACGACGCGGCCCCGGGGCGCGGCGCGAAGGTGCCCGTGGGGCGGGTGGTCCGGTCGGCGTTCACGGCGCCAGCTCCCGTCCGGTCAGCTCGAGGAAGACGTCCTCGAGGTTGCGCTGGCCGAGGGCCAGGGACTCCGGCAGCACGTCGTTCTCCTCGCACCAGCCGGAGACCCGGGCCAGTGTCGAGGCGTCGGCCGGGCCGGTGACGACCAGGCTGAGCTCGTCGAGCTGGGTCACCTCGGTGTGCTGGCCGAGCGTGTGCCGCAGTGACTGCGGCGCGCCGGGCGGGAACGGCCTGGTGACCACGAGCCGGATCGTCGCGGCCCGCCCGTCCTCGCCGGCCCGCGCGCCACGGGTGAGCTCCAGCGGCGTGCCGGAGGCGATCAGCCGCCCGTGGTCGATGATGTGGATGTGGTCGGCGAGCCGCTCGGCCTCGTCCATGTAGTGGGTGGTGAGCACGACGGTCACCCCGTCGGCGCGCACCTCCTCCAGCAGCTCCCAGGTCGCCCGCCGCGCCTGCGGGTCCATGCCCGCGGTGGGCTCGTCGACGAAGATGATCTCGGGGCGGCCCACCACGGCCATCGCCAGGCCGAGGCGCTGCTGCTGACCGCCGGAGAGGCGGCGGTACGGCGTCCGCCCGCAGTCACCCAGCCCGAGCCGCTCGGCGAGCATGTCGATGTCGAGCGGGTCCGCGTGCAGGCGGGACACGTGGCGCAGCATCTCCATCGCGCGCACGCCGCTCCACGCGCCGCCGCCCTGCAGCATCACCCCGATGCGGGGGAGCAGGTCGCGACGCTGGCGCCTGGGGTCCAGCCCGAGCACCCGGACGCTGCCGCCCTGCGGCGAGCGGTAGCCCTCGCAGGTCTCCAGCGTGGTGGTCTTGCCGGCGCCGTTGGGGCCGAGGACCGCGGTGATGGTCTGCCGTCCCACCGTGAGGGAGAGGCCGTCCACGGCGACCTTGTCGCCGTACCTCATCACCAGGCCGTCGACCTCGACGGCGGGCACATCGGTGGACACGCCGCAAGTCTAGGGACGCCGGGTCTGCGGCCCCCGCCCGCGGCGGTGGCGCGGACGGGCGGTGTGGCGCGGGTCTCAGCTCGCGGGGTCAGATCTCGGCGGCCGCAGGCGGCTCGCCGTCCCCGCCGCGGGGCAGCCGGCCGAACGCCTCCGGCGGCTCGCGCCACAGCTGCTGACCGCCGTCGGCCGCGTCGGCGATCGCCCGCCAGACCCGTTCGGGGGTGCAGGGCATGTCGACGTGGCGCACGCCGAGGTGGCTCAGCGCGTCGACGACCGCGTTCTGCACCGCCGGGGTGGAGCCGATCGTGGCGGACTCGCCGATGCCCTTGGCGCCCAGCGGATTCAGGTCCGTCGGCGTCTCGGTGCTGGAGGCCTCCAGCGAGATCGTGTCCGCCGCGGTCGGCATGGCGTAGTCGGCGAACGTCGAGGTCAGCGGGGTGCCCTCGGCGTCGTAGACGAACTGCTCCCACAACGCCTGGGAGATGCCCTGGACGGCGCCGCCGTGCTGCTGGCCGGCGACCACGAGCGGGTTGAGCACCCGGCCGCAGTCGTCCACCGCGATGTGCCGCAGCGGCGTCACCAGGCCGGTGTCGGTGTCGACCTCGACGATCGAGACGTGGGCGCCGAACGGGAACGTCGCGCCCTGCTGGGTGAAGTCGGTGTCGGAGCCCAGGCCGCCGTCGTGCTCGTGCGCCCAGGCGGCGAGCTCGCGCCAGCCGACGCCGGTGCCGACCACGCCGCGGACGCCGAACGTGCCGTCGACCAGCTCGATGTCGGCGGGGTCGGCCTCGAGCATCCGGGCCGCCACGTCGAGGGCCTTGACCAGCACCTCGTCGGCGGCCTGGCCGACCGCGCTGCCGCCCAGCTGGAGCGAGCGCGACCCGCCGGTGCCGCCGCCGGACCGGACCAGCCCGGTGTCGGACTGGATGTAGGTGAGGTCCTCCATGGGGATCCCGAGCTTGTCGGCCACGATCATCGAGAACGACGTCGCGTGGCCCTGGCCGTGCCCGGAGGTGCCGGCCATCAGCGTGGCCGTGCCGTCCTGGTGGACGTGCAGGGAGCCGAACTCCGAGCCCCCGAAGCCGGTGATCTCGACGTAGACCGCGATCCCGATGCCGAGCTGGCGCACCTCGCCGGCGTCCCGGCGCCGCCGCTGCTCGGCGCGGGCCGCCTCGACGTCGGCGATCCGCAGCGCCTCGCGCAGCGGCAGGTCGAAGTCGGCGACGTCGTAGGTCGCGCCGGTCAGGGTGCGGTAGGGGAACGCGTCCGGCGGGATCAGGTTGCGGCGCCGGATCTCCTCCGGCGCGAGACCGAGCTCGTCGGCGGCGAGGTCCACGAGCCGCTCCAGCAGCGCCGCGGCCTCGGGCCGGCCGGCGCCGCGGAAGGCGCCGACGGGCGCGGTGTTGGTCAGTGCGGCGATGCCGTCGTAGGAGATCGCCGGGATGACGTACGGACCCTGGCTCATCAGGTACGTCGGCCCGAGTGCCAGCGCGCCGCCGAACCCGGCGTAGGCGCCGCAGTCGCCGACGACCCGGGCCCGCAGCCCGGTGAACCGGCCCTCGGCGTCCAGCCCCAGCTCGGCGTACTGCACCTGGCCGCGGCCGTGCATCGACAGCATCGCCTCGCTGCGGGTCTCGGTCCAGGCCACCGGACGGCCGAGCGCGCGGGCCGCCGCGATCACCGCGGCGTGATCGGGGATGATGCCGGCCTTGCCGCCGAACGCGCCGCCGACGTGCGGGGCGATCACCCGGACCTGCTCCTTCGCGAGCCCGGTGAAGCGCGCGATCAGGTCGCGGGACAGGTGGGGCTGCTGGGTCGCCAGCCAGACGGTGAGGCCCTCGCCGTCCGGCCCGGCCGTCGGCCGGGCGAGCACCGCGTGCCCCTCCATCGGCGCGGTGGCGATCCGCTGGTTCTCGATCCGCAGGCGTACGACGTGGGCCGCGCCGGCCAGCGGGTCGGCACCGCTCTGGTCGACCCGGCTGGCCGCGATGTTGCTGCCGAGCTCCTCGAACTGCAGCGGGGCGTCCGGGGCCAACGCCGCCTCCATGTCGGCGACCGCCGGGAGGTCGTCGTAGTCGACGTCGACGAGCTCGGCCGCGTCCACCGCCAGCGCCCGGGTCTCGGCGACCACCAGGGCCACCGGGTCGCCCACGAACCGGACCTTGTCGGTGGCCAGCGCGGTGCGGTGCACCTTCGGGTTGACCTCGGCGAACGCCGGCACCGGGTCGTCTCCGAAGGAGGCGGCGGTGAAGACGCCGAGGACCCCCGGGGCGCGCTCAGCCTCGGAGGTGTCGATGGCGGTGACCCGGGCGTGGGCGAACGGGCTGCGCACGAACACCGCATGCGCGGTGCCCTCGAGCCGTTGGTTGTCGACGAACGTGGTCCGGCCCCGGACCAGGTCAGGGTCCTCGACCCGGGGGACGATGTTGCCCAGCAGCGAACCCGGCATGCGCCACTCCTCGCGGTGTCATCGAGCGGGTGGCCCGTCGACGCCGCCGGGCCCGCCCGCAGGCTACCCCCGCGTGGTACAGGTCACTCGCGACGGGCCAGCAGCGTCGCGAGCACGGCGGGCTCGTCGCTGATGATCCCGTTGGCGCCGACCGCGAGCACCGCATCGAGCGTCGCCTCGTCGTTGACCGGCCAGGTCATCACCACCTCGACGTGCTCGCGCAGCGAGGCGACCAGCGGCTCGTCGAGCAGCGTGGCGTGCACGGAGACGCCGTGGACGGGAGGTCCGGCGGCGACCCGCTGGCGCAGCCGGCCGAGCTCGGCCCGGTTGCGCGCCGAGAGCACCGGCCGCACGTAGTCGCGGGTCGCCAGCACCTCGACGGCCGGCCAGTAGCGGGCGCAGACGAGCAGCGGC is a window encoding:
- a CDS encoding COX15/CtaA family protein, with amino-acid sequence MTTTESDRATAPTRTGRWLRPLGWASLVANIVLVVTGGAVRLTGSGLGCPTWPHCNGGSFTPHGAYNVHAAIEFGNRMLTFVLTAVAIATFLAAWRSGRRDLRRLALVMGLGIPAQAVIGGITVLTDLNPWIVSFHLLCSMAIIGVAVLFLQRLDRPAPLGGATGGPVTGLAWATFAAAWLVLYVGTVVTGSGPHAGDASSPRNGLDPLELSQLHADVVFLFVGLTLGLLFALLATRAPAVAVRAVVVLLVIEVAQGAVGFVQYFTGLPIVLVGFHMLGAALISAAVTWVLLQVREPASS
- a CDS encoding ABC transporter permease, producing the protein MNADRTTRPTGTFAPRPGAASFPRMVRAQAAMESRLMLRNGEQLLLAVVIPVIVLIGGVEGAHRIGFHFSHSAVDVFTPGVLALAVMSTAFTSLAIATGFERRYGVIKRLGSSPLPRSGLLAGKVGGLLLVEVLQIVVISVVALGLGWDPDPWLPGALLAIVLGTAAFAALGLFVAGVLRAEATLAAANLIYLLLMAGGAVVLPASAYGAFGAVVSWLPSGALGDAMRVALIDGTTDWHAMLVLLGWAVAGTVLTARTFTWE
- a CDS encoding ABC transporter ATP-binding protein; amino-acid sequence: MSTDVPAVEVDGLVMRYGDKVAVDGLSLTVGRQTITAVLGPNGAGKTTTLETCEGYRSPQGGSVRVLGLDPRRQRRDLLPRIGVMLQGGGAWSGVRAMEMLRHVSRLHADPLDIDMLAERLGLGDCGRTPYRRLSGGQQQRLGLAMAVVGRPEIIFVDEPTAGMDPQARRATWELLEEVRADGVTVVLTTHYMDEAERLADHIHIIDHGRLIASGTPLELTRGARAGEDGRAATIRLVVTRPFPPGAPQSLRHTLGQHTEVTQLDELSLVVTGPADASTLARVSGWCEENDVLPESLALGQRNLEDVFLELTGRELAP
- a CDS encoding xanthine dehydrogenase family protein molybdopterin-binding subunit, whose amino-acid sequence is MPGSLLGNIVPRVEDPDLVRGRTTFVDNQRLEGTAHAVFVRSPFAHARVTAIDTSEAERAPGVLGVFTAASFGDDPVPAFAEVNPKVHRTALATDKVRFVGDPVALVVAETRALAVDAAELVDVDYDDLPAVADMEAALAPDAPLQFEELGSNIAASRVDQSGADPLAGAAHVVRLRIENQRIATAPMEGHAVLARPTAGPDGEGLTVWLATQQPHLSRDLIARFTGLAKEQVRVIAPHVGGAFGGKAGIIPDHAAVIAAARALGRPVAWTETRSEAMLSMHGRGQVQYAELGLDAEGRFTGLRARVVGDCGAYAGFGGALALGPTYLMSQGPYVIPAISYDGIAALTNTAPVGAFRGAGRPEAAALLERLVDLAADELGLAPEEIRRRNLIPPDAFPYRTLTGATYDVADFDLPLREALRIADVEAARAEQRRRRDAGEVRQLGIGIAVYVEITGFGGSEFGSLHVHQDGTATLMAGTSGHGQGHATSFSMIVADKLGIPMEDLTYIQSDTGLVRSGGGTGGSRSLQLGGSAVGQAADEVLVKALDVAARMLEADPADIELVDGTFGVRGVVGTGVGWRELAAWAHEHDGGLGSDTDFTQQGATFPFGAHVSIVEVDTDTGLVTPLRHIAVDDCGRVLNPLVVAGQQHGGAVQGISQALWEQFVYDAEGTPLTSTFADYAMPTAADTISLEASSTETPTDLNPLGAKGIGESATIGSTPAVQNAVVDALSHLGVRHVDMPCTPERVWRAIADAADGGQQLWREPPEAFGRLPRGGDGEPPAAAEI
- a CDS encoding glycerophosphodiester phosphodiesterase; its protein translation is MTPLAIAHRAGNSLAGLHAANDLGVDVIECDVHQHRGRLEVRHLKTAGPLPFLWDRWELASASAPRLGLRELLEADEKGTTFMLDLKGRRIGTARAVARLLHELGHRQPLLVCARYWPAVEVLATRDYVRPVLSARNRAELGRLRQRVAAGPPVHGVSVHATLLDEPLVASLREHVEVVMTWPVNDEATLDAVLAVGANGIISDEPAVLATLLARRE